One region of Vitis vinifera cultivar Pinot Noir 40024 chromosome 1, ASM3070453v1 genomic DNA includes:
- the LOC100244951 gene encoding WAT1-related protein At5g40240 has protein sequence MWSSDLMALMLIIECLEVGLSTLSKAAMRRGMSDFVFVVYSNALSVPILLFCCLLFHRRRFPPPLTLSILCRIFILGFISCSTQMFLFVGIRYSSPTLASAMTDLVPAFTFILAIISRMEKLDLKAGSCRAKCIGTIVSIIGALIVTIYKGPQIAFASSTFKILDENLRSQISNWVIGGFLLAISAVSIALFYVVQTSIIRDYPAELMLTFICHIFVTMQSSIVSLIAERDPSAWRLKPDVELIAVGYSAVLVLAFRGTAHAWVLHKKGPVFVAMFKPVAIVIAVVMGVTFLGDVLHLGSVIGAAIIAFGFYTVMWGKAKEEIEDMTTSGIDSSSHKDPLLQNKSTQV, from the exons ATGTGGAGTTCAGATCTTATGGCACTCATGTTGATAATAGAGTGCTTGGAGGTTGGCTTAAGCACATTAAGCAAAGCAGCCATGAGGAGAGGAATGAGTGACTTCGTCTTTGTGGTTTACTCTAACGCCCTTTCTGTTCCTATCCTTCTGTTTTGCTGTCTTCTGTTTCACAg AAGAAGATTCCCTCCTCCACTCACACTTTCGATCCTTTGTAGAATCTTTATTTTGGGCTTCATCAG TTGTTCAACACAGATGTTTTTGTTTGTTGGAATAAGATATAGCTCTCCTACTTTAGCCTCAGCCATGACTGATCTTGTCCCTGCTTTTACCTTCATACTCGCCATCATTTCCAG GATGGAAAAGTTAGACTTGAAAGCTGGAAGCTGTCGTGCCAAATGTATTGGTACCATAGTATCAATCATAGGGGCGCTCATTGTGACTATATACAAAGGCCCCCAAATTGCTTTTGCATCATCCACTTTTAAAATACTGGATGAGAATCTTAGGTCGCAGATATCAAACTGGGTCATTGGAGGGTTTCTCCTTGCAATTTCTGCCGTCTCGATTGCACTCTTTTATGTTGTTCAG ACCTCCATCATTAGAGACTACCCTGCAGAGCTGATGTTAACATTCATTTGTCACATCTTTGTGACCATGCAATCTTCCATTGTCTCTCTGATTGCAGAAAGAGATCCAAGTGCTTGGAGATTAAAGCCTGATGTGGAGTTGATAGCTGTTGGATACTCA GCAGTACTGGTGCTTGCATTTCGTGGTACTGCACACGCATGGGTTCTGCACAAAAAGGGGCCTGTCTTTGTAGCCATGTTTAAGCCAGTCGCGATCGTCATTGCAGTTGTCATGGGGGTTACTTTTCTCGGGGATGTTCTCCATCTTGGCAG TGTAATTGGAGCTGCCATAATAGCTTTTGGGTTTTATACTGTGATGTGGGGGAAAGCCAAAGAAGAGATTGAAGACATGACAACCAGTGGCATTGACTCATCCTCCCATAAAGATCCTCTTCTACAAAACAAGAGCACCCAAGTGTAG
- the LOC100258629 gene encoding protein RICE SALT SENSITIVE 3 produces MEEHLGPLAVTHLLQHTLRSLCIHENSQWVYAVFWRILPRNYPPPKWDGQAGAYDRSRGNRRNWILVWEDGFCNFAASTAEINSSDCVGSSVYGNCEFQHFQGLQPELFFKMSHEIYNYGEGLIGKVAADQSHKWVYKEPNEQEINFLSAWHNSADSYPRTWEAQFQSGVKTIALIAVREGVIQLGAVHKVIEDLSYVVLLRKKFGYIESIPGVLLPHPSPSPFPFKVDGYGAPDAWHFQGTPAPAPEFYDHFNQPMKITPSMSSLEALLSKLPSVVPVSSQPTSGYCESQPQFLSSQRPLELLGMEKVTKEEIDDQEYRHEKDVGESSSSISAYRHQHHFHHHHI; encoded by the exons ATGGAAGAACATCTCGGCCCATTAGCTGTTACTCATCTCCTTCAACACACTCTGAGAAGCTTGTGTATTCACGAAAACTCTCAATGGGTTTATGCAGTCTTTTGGAGGATCTTGCCTAGAAACTATCCACCACCCAa ATGGGATGGCCAAGCAGGAGCCTATGATAGGTCAAGAGGAAATAGGAGGAACTG GATATTAGTCTGGGAGGATGGTTTCTGCAACTTTGCTGCCTCAACAGCCGAGATCAACTCCAGCGACTGTGTGGGCTCATCAGTCTATGGCAACTGTGAATTTCAACACTTTCAAGGACTCCAACCAGAGCTCTTCTTCAAGATGTCCCATGAAATCTACAACTATGGGGAAGG TTTGATCGGAAAAGTGGCTGCAGATCAGAGTCATAAGTGGGTCTACAAAGAACCAAATGAACAAGAAATCAACTTCTTGTCTGCATGGCACAACTCAGCAGATTCG TATCCAAGGACATGGGAAGCCCAATTCCAGTCTGGGGTAAAG ACCATTGCGCTGATTGCAGTTAGAGAAGGTGTCATTCAATTGGGAGCTGTTCACAAg GTGATTGAAGACCTGAGTTATGTCGTTCTACTAAGAAAGAAGTTTGGTTACATTGAAAGCATCCCAGGAGTGCTGTTGCCACACCCATCACCTTCGCCTTTCCCATTCAAAGTCGATGGGTACGGTGCACCGGACGCATGGCACTTCCAAGGAACTCCTGCTCCTGCACCAGAATTCTATGACCACTTCAATCAGCCAATGAAGATAACTCCTTCCATGAGTAGCCTTGAAGCCCTTCTATCAAAACTCCCTTCTGTTGTGCCAGTCTCATCACAGCCAACATCAGGCTACTGTGAATCACAGCCACAGTTTCTATCATCTCAGAGGCCTTTGGAACTGCTGGGAATGGAGAAGGTAACCAAGGAAGAGATCGACGATCAGGAGTACAGACATGAAAAGGATGTGGGTGAGAGCAGCAGTTCCATATCAGCTTATCGTCACCAGCAccattttcatcatcatcacatCTGA